TCCGGTCAGGTGGTTAACCGCGCCGGCGAGAAGTGCGACTGCTTGTTCAACGGTTTGCATCCGGATCGTGTTCCTGTCTCCGGCGAGATTCAATTCCGATACCGATTCGAGACCAGCGTCCGGGCCGGGGCCGACGACGCTGAGGAACACCGTTCCGACCGCCTTGCCGTCCTGCGGCTGCGGTCCGGCGACCCCGGTGACCCCGACGCCCCAGCTCGCCGACAGCCGGCCGCGCACCCCGCGCGCCAGTTCCAGGGCAATCTGGGGGGCGACCGGACCGTGCTCGG
Above is a genomic segment from Jatrophihabitans sp. containing:
- a CDS encoding CinA family protein → MSGPEPAAPSPELAAQLEQLHRVLGEQEQTVAVAESMTGGLLAAALTSTAGASATFRGGLVVYATDLKSRLAGVGEDLLAEHGPVAPQIALELARGVRGRLSASWGVGVTGVAGPQPQDGKAVGTVFLSVVGPGPDAGLESVSELNLAGDRNTIRMQTVEQAVALLAGAVNHLTGSP